Proteins encoded together in one Catenulispora sp. EB89 window:
- a CDS encoding RNA polymerase subunit sigma-70: MTGDGGFAAEGFAAERFAAEGFAAEAEKSRRELLAHCYRMLGSADEAEDVVQETFLRAWRSYQGFEGRSSVRVWLYRIATNACLTALQSRKLRPLPSGLGAPSDDPEGPQTMAEPGFSWLQPIADSRLTDRPDDPATVADRREDLRLALVASLQHLAPRQRAVLLLREVLDLSAADVGQMLGMTTAAVKSALQRARSRIEQAAPTADDMTLPTGAQERALLNIYIEAFERSDTTALERVLTQDAVLEVTPSLSWYSGLQTCIHHLRRAVADPGTWLMLPTRANGQPAAVAYLRDGKGTHRAYGVAVLGVRRDRIERITAFGDAALAGAFGFPDSVRAAGLSTGTLAG; this comes from the coding sequence ATGACGGGGGATGGGGGTTTTGCTGCCGAGGGTTTCGCCGCTGAGCGTTTCGCTGCCGAGGGTTTCGCTGCCGAGGCTGAGAAGTCGCGGCGTGAGCTGCTTGCGCACTGTTACCGCATGCTGGGGTCCGCGGACGAGGCGGAGGACGTCGTCCAGGAGACGTTTCTGCGGGCTTGGCGTTCATATCAGGGATTTGAGGGTCGGTCGTCGGTACGGGTGTGGCTGTACCGGATCGCGACCAATGCCTGCCTGACCGCGTTGCAGAGCCGCAAGCTCCGTCCGCTGCCCTCCGGCCTGGGCGCACCGAGCGACGATCCCGAAGGCCCGCAGACCATGGCAGAGCCCGGATTCAGCTGGCTCCAACCGATCGCCGACAGCCGACTCACCGACCGCCCCGACGACCCCGCGACGGTAGCCGACAGACGCGAGGACCTCCGCCTGGCGCTGGTCGCGAGCCTGCAGCACCTGGCGCCCCGGCAACGTGCCGTCCTCCTGCTCCGGGAGGTACTGGACCTGTCGGCGGCGGACGTCGGACAGATGCTGGGAATGACCACCGCCGCGGTGAAAAGCGCCCTCCAGCGTGCCCGCAGCCGCATCGAACAGGCCGCCCCAACCGCCGACGACATGACACTGCCGACGGGAGCGCAGGAGCGCGCACTGTTGAATATCTACATCGAGGCCTTCGAAAGGTCGGATACAACCGCCCTGGAACGCGTGCTGACACAGGACGCGGTACTCGAGGTCACACCATCGCTGAGCTGGTACTCAGGCCTTCAGACCTGCATCCACCACCTACGCCGGGCCGTCGCCGACCCCGGCACCTGGCTGATGCTGCCAACACGCGCCAACGGCCAACCCGCCGCCGTCGCATACCTCCGCGACGGGAAGGGCACGCACCGCGCCTACGGGGTCGCGGTGCTGGGGGTGCGGCGGGACAGGATCGAGCGCATCACGGCATTCGGCGACGCGGCGCTGGCGGGGGCTTTCGGATTCCCGGACAGCGTGCGAGCTGCGGGACTGTCGACGGGAACGTTGGCGGGCTGA
- a CDS encoding LLM class F420-dependent oxidoreductase produces MAVSFSLGLPQGFTQELAGRLDPAGTFDALVAVAQSAERAGYESVYVADHLVTVPPSQHMVFECWTTVAALLRETERIRVGQLVTCNDYRHPALQAKMASTVDAIGGGRFTFGIGAGWYEPDYRSYGFEFRDDATRLRRLDEAVQIILSMWTESETTFKGRHYTVADAINQPKGVQSPHIPMMIAGGGERMTLKLVAKYADMCNLLGDPATVAHKLEVLRRHCEAVGRDFGAIRKTVLMYGSLGDTEREARSRLPQWIPAVFPGELAEYGLVGTVETVRERIAAYEAVGVEEFIISFPDVIGGGVVEGFAEAFVA; encoded by the coding sequence ATGGCCGTCAGTTTTAGTTTGGGGTTGCCGCAGGGCTTCACGCAGGAGCTCGCGGGTCGCCTCGACCCGGCGGGGACGTTCGACGCGTTGGTCGCCGTGGCGCAGAGCGCGGAGCGGGCCGGGTACGAAAGCGTGTACGTCGCGGACCATCTGGTGACCGTGCCGCCTTCGCAGCACATGGTGTTCGAGTGCTGGACGACAGTGGCGGCGCTGCTGCGGGAGACCGAGCGGATCCGGGTCGGGCAGCTGGTGACGTGCAACGACTACCGGCATCCGGCGTTGCAGGCGAAGATGGCCTCCACGGTCGACGCGATCGGCGGGGGGCGGTTCACGTTCGGGATCGGGGCGGGGTGGTACGAGCCGGACTATCGGAGCTACGGGTTCGAGTTCCGGGACGACGCGACGCGGTTGCGGCGGCTGGATGAGGCCGTGCAGATCATTCTGTCGATGTGGACGGAGTCGGAGACGACGTTCAAGGGGCGGCACTACACGGTGGCTGACGCGATCAACCAGCCGAAGGGCGTGCAGAGCCCGCACATCCCGATGATGATCGCCGGCGGGGGCGAGCGGATGACGCTGAAGCTGGTCGCGAAGTATGCCGACATGTGCAACCTGCTCGGGGATCCGGCCACGGTGGCGCACAAGCTGGAGGTGCTTCGCCGGCACTGCGAGGCGGTGGGGCGGGATTTCGGGGCGATTCGGAAGACGGTGCTCATGTACGGGTCGCTGGGGGACACCGAGCGGGAGGCGCGGTCGCGGCTGCCGCAGTGGATTCCGGCGGTGTTCCCGGGCGAGCTCGCGGAGTACGGGCTGGTCGGGACGGTGGAGACGGTTCGGGAGCGGATCGCGGCTTATGAGGCGGTCGGGGTTGAGGAGTTCATCATCAGCTTTCCCGATGTGATCGGCGGCGGGGTTGTCGAGGGGTTCGCAGAGGCTTTTGTCGCATGA
- a CDS encoding cytochrome P450, whose protein sequence is MTATNLAPSPSAKLWPGPPRRQTPGLVRKLMSDRLALMSTAADGYGDAVRIAIGPKTLYFVNHPDYAKHVLADNAGNYHKGIGLVQARRALGDGLLTSEGDLWRKQRKAIQPGFQAKRIAQQAPAVAEEAAALVARLRAHIGHGPVDVMKEMTGLTLGVLGRTLLDADLGAHGGISAAFQAMQDQAMFEVVTLSMVPMWVPLPKQMRFRRARRELQVVVNALAAERDARPQGTAGDDVLSRLILSTRAESDPRVRDLRMRDELVTLLLAGHETTASTLSWTFNLLHENPWAWERVHAEANAVLGDRLPTFEDLHALKYTSMVIEEAMRLYPPVWMLGRIAQGGDDIGGYQVRAGSDVVVCPYTMHRHPAFWDEPTRFDPERFDPDVTHDRPRYAYIPFGAGPRFCVGNNLGMMEAAFVLAMVARELRLSTEAGYRVVAEPMLSLRVRGGLPMTVAAAR, encoded by the coding sequence ATGACCGCCACGAACCTGGCACCGTCGCCTTCGGCCAAGCTCTGGCCCGGGCCGCCGCGCCGGCAGACCCCCGGCCTTGTCAGGAAACTGATGTCCGACCGGCTGGCGCTGATGAGCACGGCCGCCGACGGCTACGGCGACGCCGTCCGCATCGCCATCGGGCCCAAGACGCTGTACTTCGTGAACCACCCCGACTACGCCAAGCACGTCCTGGCCGACAACGCCGGCAACTACCACAAGGGCATCGGCCTGGTGCAGGCCCGGCGGGCGCTCGGCGACGGGCTGCTCACCAGCGAGGGCGACCTGTGGCGCAAGCAGCGCAAGGCGATCCAGCCGGGCTTCCAGGCCAAGCGGATCGCGCAGCAGGCGCCGGCGGTGGCCGAGGAGGCCGCGGCGCTGGTGGCACGGCTGCGGGCGCACATCGGGCACGGGCCGGTCGACGTCATGAAGGAGATGACCGGGCTGACGCTGGGGGTGCTGGGCCGGACGCTGCTGGACGCCGACCTCGGCGCGCACGGCGGGATCAGCGCGGCGTTCCAGGCCATGCAGGACCAGGCGATGTTCGAAGTCGTCACGCTGAGCATGGTGCCGATGTGGGTACCGCTGCCCAAGCAGATGCGGTTCCGGCGCGCGCGCCGGGAGCTGCAGGTGGTGGTGAACGCGCTGGCCGCCGAGCGGGACGCGCGGCCGCAGGGGACGGCCGGGGACGACGTGTTGTCGCGGCTCATCCTGAGCACGCGCGCGGAGTCCGATCCGCGGGTACGTGACCTGCGGATGCGCGACGAGCTGGTGACGCTGCTGCTGGCCGGGCACGAGACGACTGCCAGCACCCTGAGTTGGACGTTCAACCTGCTGCACGAGAACCCGTGGGCGTGGGAGCGGGTGCACGCCGAGGCGAACGCAGTGCTCGGCGACCGGCTGCCGACGTTCGAGGACCTGCACGCGTTGAAGTACACGTCGATGGTCATCGAGGAGGCGATGCGGCTGTATCCGCCGGTGTGGATGCTGGGGCGGATCGCGCAGGGCGGCGACGACATCGGCGGGTACCAGGTGCGGGCGGGGTCAGACGTGGTGGTGTGTCCGTACACGATGCACCGGCATCCGGCGTTCTGGGACGAGCCGACGCGGTTCGATCCGGAGCGGTTCGATCCGGACGTGACGCATGACCGGCCGCGGTACGCGTACATCCCGTTCGGCGCGGGGCCGCGGTTCTGCGTCGGGAACAACCTGGGGATGATGGAGGCGGCTTTCGTCTTGGCGATGGTGGCGCGCGAGCTGCGGCTGTCGACCGAGGCGGGGTATCGGGTGGTGGCGGAACCGATGTTGTCGCTGCGGGTGCGCGGTGGGCTGCCGATGACGGTGGCAGCGGCGCGGTAG
- a CDS encoding DUF1702 family protein, producing MSERGFHIKNADSAALLERVGEVFLTGYAHAAEAKTVADAEAGLEQIPVRFRGFAYEGAGMGYAIRDGMPIGGSKHFADFLTGRAKHHEYMAWVGMGWAMARLPRFRWRGFTCADPLMRWLVLDGYGFHQAYFKTERYVRQQYRESAFPWPGGEHAWYAPRAIDQGIGRAMWFVCGTDPDLVVETFDGFAAERRPDLYAGAGLAATYAGGVEEVELRRFWHRSGAYQPQVAQGAAFAATARYEADLVVPHTELALEVFCGMTPREAAELCQKARPTGDEGALPAYEVWRQQISDAVAARTRS from the coding sequence ATGTCCGAGCGCGGGTTCCACATCAAGAACGCCGACTCGGCCGCCTTGCTGGAGCGCGTCGGCGAGGTCTTCCTCACCGGCTACGCGCACGCCGCCGAGGCCAAGACCGTCGCCGACGCCGAGGCCGGCCTGGAGCAGATCCCGGTCCGCTTCCGCGGCTTCGCCTACGAGGGCGCGGGCATGGGCTACGCCATCCGCGACGGCATGCCGATCGGCGGCTCCAAGCACTTCGCCGACTTCCTCACCGGCCGCGCCAAGCACCACGAGTACATGGCGTGGGTCGGGATGGGCTGGGCGATGGCGCGCCTGCCCCGCTTCCGGTGGCGCGGCTTCACGTGCGCGGATCCGCTGATGCGCTGGCTGGTCCTGGACGGCTACGGCTTCCACCAGGCGTACTTCAAGACCGAGCGCTACGTCCGGCAGCAGTACCGCGAGTCGGCGTTCCCGTGGCCGGGCGGCGAGCACGCCTGGTACGCGCCGCGCGCCATCGACCAGGGCATCGGCCGCGCGATGTGGTTCGTCTGCGGGACCGATCCGGATCTGGTGGTCGAGACCTTCGACGGCTTCGCCGCCGAGCGCCGCCCCGACCTGTACGCCGGGGCCGGCCTGGCCGCGACCTACGCCGGCGGCGTCGAAGAGGTGGAGCTGCGCAGGTTCTGGCACCGCTCGGGTGCGTACCAGCCGCAGGTGGCTCAGGGTGCTGCGTTCGCCGCGACGGCGCGGTACGAGGCCGATCTCGTTGTCCCGCATACCGAACTCGCGCTCGAAGTCTTCTGCGGGATGACGCCGCGCGAGGCCGCGGAGCTGTGCCAGAAGGCGCGGCCGACCGGTGACGAGGGCGCGCTTCCGGCGTACGAGGTCTGGCGTCAGCAGATCTCCGACGCCGTCGCGGCCCGTACGAGGAGCTAG
- a CDS encoding DUF1702 family protein, with amino-acid sequence MAALLGTLRRLALTPSFAKVGFRKRGFPAAATAATEQLEAIPQSVVCGFEWGIETRTLGELEQRLRLVDVEVRGFAYEGAAMAYTIRDAMAGGRGRRAQSLLMGSGQPHIFLTYIGIGFAMSHLPRPLWRTVMPDLTGSAFYPTMSWFAVDGYGFDLAYFKTRKWVERQHVPKPYPWDGSPDYFLRAVDFGIGRALWFIHGGDPLETVAAVRRFAPRRHADLFSGVGLAAVFAGGCEADDLGVLLAGAGEHRAEVALGAVLAVKGRHFSGHVPEHTEAAAKVLTDLSVEQVVDLADRTEVPYSAGTSATPAYEQWRQRIRDHFTAAAVIRTADGIRRLERN; translated from the coding sequence ATGGCGGCCCTGCTGGGAACCTTGCGGCGTCTCGCGCTCACTCCGTCGTTCGCGAAGGTGGGGTTCCGGAAACGGGGCTTCCCCGCCGCGGCCACCGCGGCCACCGAACAGCTGGAAGCCATTCCGCAGTCGGTGGTCTGCGGGTTCGAGTGGGGCATCGAGACCCGGACGCTCGGCGAGTTGGAGCAGCGGCTGCGGCTCGTCGACGTCGAGGTGCGCGGCTTCGCGTATGAGGGCGCCGCGATGGCCTACACGATCCGCGACGCGATGGCCGGCGGCCGGGGCCGGCGGGCACAGAGCCTGCTCATGGGTTCGGGACAGCCGCACATCTTCCTGACGTACATAGGCATCGGCTTCGCCATGTCGCATCTGCCTCGGCCGTTGTGGCGCACCGTCATGCCGGACCTGACCGGCTCGGCGTTCTACCCGACGATGAGCTGGTTCGCGGTCGACGGCTACGGATTCGACCTGGCCTACTTCAAGACCCGCAAGTGGGTGGAAAGGCAGCACGTCCCCAAGCCCTACCCGTGGGACGGGTCCCCCGACTACTTCCTGCGCGCCGTCGATTTCGGGATCGGCCGGGCGCTGTGGTTCATCCACGGCGGCGACCCGCTCGAGACCGTGGCGGCCGTACGGCGTTTCGCTCCGCGGCGCCACGCCGACCTGTTCAGCGGGGTCGGTCTGGCCGCGGTGTTCGCAGGGGGCTGCGAAGCGGACGACCTCGGTGTGCTGCTGGCCGGGGCCGGCGAGCACCGCGCCGAAGTGGCGCTGGGGGCGGTGCTGGCCGTCAAGGGCCGGCACTTCTCCGGTCACGTCCCGGAGCACACCGAGGCCGCCGCGAAAGTCCTCACCGACCTGTCGGTCGAGCAGGTGGTCGACCTCGCCGACCGCACCGAGGTCCCCTACAGCGCCGGCACCTCCGCCACGCCGGCCTACGAACAGTGGCGTCAACGCATCCGCGACCACTTCACCGCCGCCGCGGTCATCCGCACCGCCGACGGCATCCGCCGCCTGGAAAGGAACTGA
- a CDS encoding TetR-like C-terminal domain-containing protein → MSPRQADPELGANLLEAAARLLAEEGPSALSTRRLAAAVGTSTMAVYTRFSGMDDLVRALVHEGFRHLAGRMGAVGASEDPVADVAELGMAYRENALEHSHLYAVMFGGSTLVGFSLTDEDRSHGRYTLAILVDAVERSIRAGRFNEGDAQLAAHRMWIALHGLVTLELGGYLTEPYDADTCFEAQVRGLMREAGDDPDAAKESMRVAWERRASVQGH, encoded by the coding sequence ATGAGCCCGCGCCAGGCCGACCCCGAACTCGGCGCGAACCTGCTGGAAGCCGCGGCGCGCCTGTTGGCCGAAGAGGGGCCCTCGGCCCTGAGCACCCGCCGCCTGGCCGCCGCGGTCGGCACCTCGACCATGGCCGTGTACACCCGCTTCAGCGGCATGGACGACCTGGTGCGCGCGCTGGTGCACGAGGGCTTCCGGCACCTGGCCGGCCGCATGGGCGCGGTCGGCGCGTCCGAGGATCCGGTGGCCGATGTCGCCGAGCTCGGCATGGCCTACCGCGAGAACGCCCTGGAGCACAGCCATCTGTACGCGGTGATGTTCGGCGGCTCGACGCTCGTCGGGTTCTCGCTGACCGACGAGGACCGCAGCCACGGCCGCTACACCCTGGCCATCCTCGTCGACGCGGTCGAGCGGTCCATCCGGGCCGGCCGGTTCAACGAGGGGGACGCCCAGCTCGCCGCGCACCGGATGTGGATCGCGCTGCACGGGCTGGTGACCCTGGAGCTCGGGGGGTATCTGACCGAGCCGTATGACGCGGACACCTGTTTCGAGGCGCAGGTTCGGGGACTGATGCGGGAGGCCGGGGACGATCCGGACGCGGCGAAGGAGTCGATGCGGGTGGCGTGGGAGCGGCGCGCTTCGGTCCAGGGTCACTGA
- a CDS encoding carotenoid oxygenase family protein has translation MTGTPTLVPAGPLGGYRPVADELSVFDLEVAGRLPAELDGTLLRIGPNPLSAPNVVHAPDPVRGHAFAGDAMVHGVRIRAGRAEWYRNRWIRTDRVCRALGTLPTPGPRRGLSDNANDNILRHAGRTLALGDGGVLPVELCPELTTIARSDLDETLPDGLCAHPERDMVTGELYAVAYQPGRGYVQYLTIDVAGRVRRCEPIELGHTPMMHAFSLTDRQAVLYDLPVVYNAAAAAAGSRVPYAWDDRVAARLGVLPRDGSGADVRWIDVEPCYVFHPVNAYESYGRVVVDVVRHDRVFDADRLSPAESRPTLWRWVLDPERGTVVEDRQLDDTIVEFPGMDERFKGLAHRYAFAVSMRPGSGGVLAGPALVRHDLLTGGTDVHRFGPGRLTGEPAFIPRAPDAPEADGWLLSFVYDAADDRSDLVVLDTADFTGPPVAEIRLPVRVPHGFHAGWITAR, from the coding sequence ATGACCGGAACCCCAACCCTCGTCCCGGCCGGTCCGCTCGGCGGCTACCGGCCGGTCGCCGACGAGCTCAGCGTCTTCGACCTCGAAGTCGCAGGCCGGCTGCCGGCCGAGCTCGACGGCACCCTGCTGCGTATCGGCCCGAATCCGCTGAGCGCCCCGAACGTTGTGCACGCCCCGGATCCGGTGCGCGGCCACGCCTTCGCCGGCGACGCGATGGTCCACGGCGTCCGCATCCGGGCCGGCCGCGCCGAGTGGTACCGCAACCGGTGGATCCGCACCGACCGGGTCTGCCGCGCCCTCGGCACGCTGCCGACGCCCGGCCCCCGGCGCGGCCTGTCCGACAACGCGAACGACAACATCCTGCGACACGCGGGCCGCACCCTCGCGCTCGGCGACGGCGGCGTGCTGCCGGTCGAGCTGTGCCCGGAGCTGACCACGATCGCGCGCTCGGACCTCGACGAGACGCTGCCGGACGGCCTGTGCGCGCACCCGGAGCGCGACATGGTCACCGGCGAGCTCTACGCCGTGGCCTACCAGCCGGGACGCGGGTACGTGCAGTACCTAACCATCGACGTCGCGGGCCGCGTCCGGCGCTGCGAGCCGATCGAGCTCGGCCACACGCCGATGATGCACGCGTTCTCCCTGACCGACCGCCAGGCCGTGCTCTACGACCTGCCGGTGGTCTACAACGCCGCCGCCGCGGCCGCCGGCAGCCGCGTCCCCTACGCCTGGGACGACCGCGTCGCCGCGCGCCTGGGCGTGCTGCCCCGCGACGGTTCCGGCGCCGACGTCCGCTGGATCGACGTCGAACCCTGCTACGTCTTCCACCCGGTGAACGCCTACGAGTCCTACGGCCGGGTGGTCGTCGACGTCGTCCGGCACGACCGCGTCTTCGACGCCGACCGCCTCAGCCCGGCCGAGTCCCGGCCGACCCTGTGGCGCTGGGTTCTGGACCCCGAGCGCGGCACCGTGGTCGAGGACCGGCAGCTCGATGACACCATCGTGGAGTTCCCGGGTATGGACGAGCGCTTCAAGGGCTTGGCGCACCGCTACGCCTTCGCGGTGTCGATGCGGCCCGGCTCCGGCGGCGTCCTGGCCGGACCGGCGCTGGTCCGGCACGACCTGCTGACCGGCGGGACCGACGTCCACCGGTTCGGCCCCGGCCGCCTGACCGGCGAACCGGCCTTCATCCCGCGCGCCCCGGACGCCCCCGAGGCCGACGGCTGGCTGCTCAGCTTCGTCTACGACGCCGCCGACGACCGCAGCGACCTGGTGGTACTGGACACCGCGGACTTCACCGGCCCGCCGGTCGCCGAGATCCGGCTGCCGGTGCGCGTGCCGCACGGCTTCCACGCCGGATGGATCACAGCGCGCTGA
- a CDS encoding helix-turn-helix transcriptional regulator: MQPAVERAIEVMWDRYNEPLTLSEMAAAASLSRFHFSRVFRSLTGTSPCRFLAAVRLAKAKNILLQSSRNVTDIAYEVGYNSLGTFTSRFTKSVGVSPARYRQLSRSGMPVPLPAVVPGARGVVRGLVGLPATAAPLRIYIGAFDSPIAQGMPVACDVLDAPGPFRLDDVPDGAWFIRAAAVGLRDVDPRPWIRRPLFVGSVEPLHMRRDKSVDLDLELHPLGLLDLPVLVALPELDGAALPEVAQYVVPGRPVAAGQSVAPRASRTDRPARAAVELLTSPHCA, translated from the coding sequence ATGCAACCGGCGGTGGAACGCGCCATCGAAGTCATGTGGGACCGGTACAACGAACCGCTGACGCTGTCGGAGATGGCCGCGGCGGCGAGTCTGAGCCGATTCCACTTCTCCAGAGTCTTCCGGTCCTTGACCGGGACATCGCCCTGCCGATTCCTGGCGGCAGTGCGGCTGGCGAAGGCCAAGAACATCCTCCTGCAGTCCTCCAGGAACGTCACCGACATCGCCTACGAGGTGGGGTACAACAGCCTGGGCACCTTCACCAGCCGTTTCACCAAGAGCGTGGGCGTCTCGCCGGCGCGCTACCGGCAGCTGTCCCGGTCCGGCATGCCGGTTCCGCTGCCCGCCGTCGTCCCCGGCGCCCGCGGTGTGGTGCGCGGGCTGGTGGGCCTGCCGGCCACTGCCGCGCCGCTGCGGATCTACATCGGCGCCTTCGACAGCCCCATCGCGCAGGGCATGCCAGTGGCCTGCGACGTCCTGGACGCGCCCGGGCCGTTCCGGCTCGACGACGTGCCCGACGGCGCCTGGTTCATCCGGGCCGCCGCGGTCGGGCTGCGCGACGTCGATCCGCGGCCGTGGATTCGCAGGCCCCTGTTCGTCGGCTCGGTCGAACCGCTGCACATGCGGCGGGACAAGAGCGTCGACCTCGACCTGGAACTGCATCCGCTGGGGCTTCTCGACCTGCCGGTGCTGGTCGCGCTGCCGGAGTTGGACGGGGCGGCGCTGCCGGAGGTCGCGCAGTACGTGGTACCGGGTCGCCCGGTCGCGGCGGGGCAGTCCGTCGCGCCGCGTGCTTCGCGCACCGATCGGCCGGCTCGCGCGGCGGTGGAACTGCTCACGTCCCCGCACTGCGCCTGA
- a CDS encoding MFS transporter, translating into MRRTPPTETVPSERASWARGFEHPIAFWSGALCCTAGVLLHLPMYYSARDMGYHLKGMAPDPAMIIGMVLIGIGLVAALYGVLPGDRAGLRRSVTRVRVQALDDAPIRRQHVALLAVMAVAVTIDVMKPTSLGFVVPGFAKEYGLKAPGNPHGHPAAAWLPLVGISGTVLGSLVWGSFADWAGRRASIMYAGLLFVTTSICGAMPGFQWNLLMCLMMGIAAGGMLPITFALMAETIPARHRGGLMVLIGGEIALAYVITSWLAAKLVPHYSWRILWLIGIPTGVLLLVLNHWIPESPRYLIARGRRAEAEAIMARYGAREVQGPDTPEAGTVPARAGYATLLRRPFLGPTGAITVLGLGVGLVTYGFQLWVPTNLQRIGYSAVNSAYVVRNAALIGLPLTVLMAWLYDRFGGRRSIAVSSAATAAAMAGFVIGGDSLAHHRMVLSLLLIVPLSAVSSVVAMVAAYASELYPTRIRARGTGLAAGMTKAGGVLILAVVVSEPNVPGIRTTALIGAIPLVIAAVCFLVTGPETRRRGLEDITRDLGGVGLELDPVAAAE; encoded by the coding sequence GTGCGCCGAACCCCGCCGACCGAGACCGTCCCGAGTGAACGCGCGTCGTGGGCACGCGGTTTCGAGCATCCGATCGCCTTCTGGTCGGGCGCCCTGTGCTGTACCGCGGGAGTGCTGCTCCACCTGCCGATGTACTACAGCGCCCGGGACATGGGCTACCACCTCAAGGGGATGGCGCCGGATCCCGCCATGATCATCGGTATGGTGCTGATCGGGATCGGACTGGTCGCCGCCCTCTACGGCGTCCTGCCGGGCGATCGCGCCGGACTGCGGCGGTCGGTGACGCGGGTGCGGGTGCAGGCGCTGGACGACGCTCCGATCCGGCGCCAGCACGTGGCGCTGCTGGCGGTGATGGCGGTGGCGGTGACCATCGACGTCATGAAGCCCACGTCGCTGGGGTTTGTGGTCCCCGGCTTCGCCAAGGAGTACGGCCTGAAGGCTCCCGGGAACCCGCACGGGCATCCGGCCGCCGCCTGGCTGCCGCTGGTCGGGATCAGCGGCACCGTGCTGGGCTCGCTGGTGTGGGGGTCGTTCGCGGACTGGGCCGGCCGGCGGGCCTCGATCATGTACGCGGGGCTGTTGTTCGTGACGACGTCCATCTGCGGCGCGATGCCGGGGTTCCAGTGGAACCTGCTGATGTGCCTGATGATGGGGATCGCGGCCGGCGGGATGCTGCCGATCACCTTCGCCCTGATGGCCGAGACGATCCCGGCCCGCCATCGCGGCGGGCTGATGGTCCTGATCGGCGGGGAGATCGCGCTGGCCTACGTCATCACCAGCTGGCTGGCGGCCAAGCTGGTGCCGCACTACAGCTGGCGCATCCTGTGGCTGATCGGGATCCCGACCGGGGTGCTGCTGCTGGTGTTGAACCACTGGATCCCGGAGTCGCCGCGGTATCTGATCGCGCGGGGCCGGCGGGCCGAAGCCGAGGCGATCATGGCTCGGTACGGTGCACGGGAGGTACAGGGTCCTGACACCCCCGAGGCCGGCACGGTCCCCGCGCGCGCCGGCTACGCCACGCTGCTGCGTCGGCCGTTCCTGGGACCGACCGGCGCGATCACGGTGCTGGGGCTCGGCGTCGGCCTGGTGACGTACGGCTTCCAGCTGTGGGTCCCGACGAACCTGCAGCGGATCGGCTACTCGGCGGTCAACTCGGCCTACGTGGTGCGCAACGCCGCACTGATCGGGCTGCCGCTGACGGTACTGATGGCGTGGCTGTACGACCGGTTCGGCGGACGCAGGTCGATCGCGGTGTCGTCGGCGGCCACGGCGGCGGCGATGGCCGGGTTCGTGATCGGCGGGGATTCCCTGGCGCACCACCGGATGGTGCTGTCGTTGCTGCTGATCGTGCCCCTGTCGGCGGTGAGCTCGGTGGTCGCGATGGTCGCGGCGTACGCCTCCGAGCTGTACCCGACGCGGATCCGGGCACGCGGGACCGGCCTGGCCGCCGGCATGACGAAGGCCGGTGGCGTGCTGATCCTGGCGGTGGTGGTCAGCGAGCCGAACGTGCCCGGGATCCGCACCACGGCGTTGATCGGGGCGATCCCGTTGGTGATCGCCGCGGTGTGCTTCCTGGTCACCGGTCCCGAGACCCGGCGGCGGGGGCTGGAGGACATCACCCGGGACCTGGGTGGGGTCGGGCTGGAGTTGGACCCGGTCGCGGCGGCGGAGTAG
- a CDS encoding SDR family NAD(P)-dependent oxidoreductase, which produces MTPSRATLITGCSSGIGRAAALRLHRAGLPVYATGRDPEALAPLAELGISTLRLDVTDEASADAVVKRIVEDHGAVGVLVNNAGSGVHGAVEEVALDSVRESFETNLFGALRLTQMVLPGMREQGSGRIVNVSSILGRFSPPGGALYHATKHALEAYSDSLRMEVAQFGVGVSLIEPATVRTQFFATALMQFAGRPESPYQEFYDDLATWAIAVHEGRTSAGRFAVPPEKVAAAIERAATARRPKARYPVGPLARAALAMRRLLPDPAFDTFVARQFPAPKR; this is translated from the coding sequence ATGACGCCTTCGCGTGCGACTCTGATCACCGGCTGCTCCAGCGGCATCGGCCGGGCCGCGGCGCTGCGTCTGCACCGGGCCGGGCTCCCGGTCTACGCGACCGGGCGCGACCCCGAGGCCCTGGCCCCGCTCGCCGAGCTCGGCATCAGCACCCTGCGGCTGGATGTGACGGACGAGGCGTCGGCCGACGCCGTGGTCAAGCGGATCGTCGAGGACCACGGTGCGGTCGGCGTGCTGGTGAACAACGCCGGCAGCGGGGTGCACGGGGCGGTGGAGGAGGTGGCGCTGGACAGTGTGCGGGAGTCGTTCGAGACGAACCTGTTCGGTGCGCTGCGGCTGACGCAGATGGTGCTGCCGGGCATGCGGGAGCAGGGATCGGGGCGGATCGTGAACGTCTCCTCGATCCTGGGGCGCTTCTCGCCGCCCGGCGGCGCGCTGTACCACGCGACCAAGCACGCGCTGGAGGCGTACAGCGACTCGCTGCGGATGGAGGTGGCGCAGTTCGGCGTCGGGGTGTCGCTGATCGAGCCGGCGACCGTGCGCACACAGTTCTTCGCCACCGCGCTGATGCAGTTCGCGGGCCGTCCCGAGTCGCCCTACCAGGAGTTCTACGACGACCTGGCGACCTGGGCCATCGCAGTGCACGAAGGACGCACCTCGGCTGGGCGCTTCGCGGTACCGCCGGAGAAGGTCGCCGCCGCCATCGAGCGTGCGGCGACCGCTCGCCGGCCCAAAGCCCGCTATCCGGTCGGCCCGCTGGCCCGCGCCGCCCTGGCCATGCGCCGCCTCCTGCCGGACCCCGCCTTCGACACCTTCGTGGCCCGCCAGTTCCCCGCCCCGAAGCGCTGA